A genomic segment from Bryobacteraceae bacterium encodes:
- a CDS encoding TrmJ/YjtD family RNA methyltransferase has protein sequence MKVVLIDTRNPLNIGAAARAMSNFGFLELALVNPYDEAWREARSAVGASAVLEKARVYATAAEATAECRTIVGTASLGHRVLELNVKRLEEGARIMRRSEGPVALLFGSEKYGLSNDDLARCDWLLRIPTRAEHESMNLGQAVAVCLYEMIRDGRAREPERIAKAAAAAEVDRIGEYLAGVLAVSGYTQPLTAASSALKIRRLLRRMNLSSKDARLWMGMLRQVAWKLGVSDTMPDGKEPGT, from the coding sequence GTGAAAGTCGTTCTGATCGACACGCGCAATCCTCTGAACATCGGAGCGGCGGCGCGGGCGATGAGTAATTTCGGATTTCTGGAACTGGCGCTGGTGAATCCCTATGACGAAGCGTGGCGAGAGGCACGGTCCGCCGTGGGCGCGTCGGCGGTGCTCGAGAAGGCGCGAGTCTACGCGACGGCGGCCGAGGCGACGGCGGAGTGCCGGACGATCGTCGGGACGGCGTCGCTCGGTCACCGGGTGCTCGAACTGAACGTGAAGCGGCTTGAGGAGGGCGCGCGGATCATGCGGCGGTCCGAGGGTCCGGTGGCGCTGCTGTTCGGGTCTGAGAAATACGGGCTCTCGAACGACGATCTGGCGCGATGCGACTGGCTGCTGCGCATCCCGACGCGAGCCGAACACGAATCGATGAACCTCGGCCAAGCCGTAGCGGTGTGTCTGTACGAGATGATCCGAGACGGGCGGGCGCGGGAGCCGGAACGGATTGCGAAAGCGGCCGCGGCTGCCGAAGTGGACCGGATCGGCGAGTACCTCGCCGGCGTACTGGCCGTCTCCGGATACACGCAGCCGCTGACGGCGGCTTCGTCGGCGCTGAAGATCCGGCGCCTGCTCCGGCGAATGAATCTGAGCTCGAAGGACGCCCGATTGTGGATGGGAATGCTCCGGCAAGTCGCATGGAAGCTCGGGGTAAGCGATACAATGCCAGACGGCAAGGAGCCTGGGACATGA
- a CDS encoding HD-GYP domain-containing protein, with product MTLAARVFLWMVVPMGSLLLAGFMAAGYTVEERVTEQLRSAQRESEQRLRQLREGFDERSRRLLATLAENPSLKAGIGLSRAGLPDEDVRRTVEDQLRELTGSLDLGFVCVMDSMGRPLAAMLHEELGWLPLDPASVKAPDAGLMEIDGRLFTVTTVPVNIGEENLGRLSAASEFLLDNFSARTAVLRGSRVVRSNLPPEAEAELKNVLGSCGPSAECRVVLAGERYLSLPVEEPALQGPYRVRMFESLDAAGAPWKSSLRAVFGVTGLLALVAAIAVAGFASRSVAAPINALIGELRVSERIAAMPAGFATSAATARSAALEVRELAAAFNRAAKAVADSRERLEEAHLEFIMAMAHALDARDLYTAGHSRRVSEYSCAIARKMGLPQAAIADIRIGALLHDIGKLGVPDAILQKPGRLTEEETELVRQHPVIGVEILAEVRGFEKYWPIVELHHENPDGTGYPRGLKDGEIPVEVAIVHVADAYDAMTSDRPYRVGLTHEVACDILSRNAGTQFDERIVGAFLELPAPVKEAAEPAPETALSQLSLSVESNGAWADPRT from the coding sequence ATGACTTTGGCCGCGCGCGTATTTCTGTGGATGGTGGTCCCGATGGGGTCGCTGCTGCTCGCGGGGTTCATGGCGGCGGGGTACACAGTGGAAGAACGCGTGACGGAGCAACTGCGGAGCGCGCAACGGGAGTCCGAGCAGCGCCTGCGTCAGTTGCGGGAGGGATTCGACGAACGGAGCCGGCGGCTGCTGGCCACTCTCGCAGAGAATCCCAGCCTGAAAGCGGGAATCGGTCTTTCCCGGGCCGGCCTTCCCGATGAGGACGTGAGGCGGACGGTGGAGGACCAGCTTCGAGAACTGACGGGCTCACTCGACCTGGGATTCGTGTGCGTGATGGACTCGATGGGAAGGCCGCTTGCGGCGATGCTGCACGAGGAACTGGGCTGGCTGCCGCTCGATCCGGCGTCGGTAAAGGCGCCGGACGCGGGGTTGATGGAGATCGACGGGCGGCTGTTCACGGTGACCACGGTTCCCGTGAACATCGGCGAGGAGAACCTGGGGCGGCTTTCCGCGGCGAGCGAATTCCTGCTCGATAATTTTTCGGCCAGAACCGCTGTGCTGCGTGGCAGCCGGGTGGTGAGATCGAACCTGCCTCCGGAGGCGGAGGCGGAGTTGAAGAACGTGCTCGGTTCGTGCGGCCCTTCGGCGGAATGCCGGGTGGTGCTGGCAGGGGAGCGGTACCTGTCGCTGCCGGTGGAGGAGCCGGCGCTGCAGGGTCCCTACCGGGTGCGGATGTTTGAGTCTCTCGACGCGGCCGGCGCGCCGTGGAAGAGTTCGCTGCGGGCGGTGTTCGGGGTGACGGGCCTGTTGGCGCTGGTGGCGGCGATCGCCGTGGCGGGGTTCGCTTCGCGCTCGGTGGCGGCGCCGATCAATGCGTTGATTGGGGAACTGCGGGTGAGCGAACGGATCGCGGCGATGCCGGCCGGCTTCGCTACGTCGGCGGCGACGGCGCGCTCGGCGGCGCTCGAAGTCCGCGAACTGGCGGCGGCGTTCAATCGGGCCGCCAAGGCGGTGGCCGATTCGCGCGAACGGCTGGAGGAGGCGCATCTCGAGTTCATTATGGCTATGGCCCACGCGCTGGACGCCCGGGATCTCTACACGGCGGGCCACAGCCGGCGCGTGAGCGAATATTCGTGCGCGATCGCGCGGAAAATGGGGTTGCCGCAGGCCGCGATCGCCGATATTCGGATCGGCGCGCTGCTGCACGACATCGGTAAACTCGGAGTGCCGGACGCGATCCTGCAGAAACCGGGCCGGCTGACGGAGGAAGAGACGGAACTGGTCCGGCAGCATCCGGTGATCGGCGTGGAGATCCTGGCCGAGGTGCGAGGCTTCGAAAAGTATTGGCCGATTGTCGAGCTGCATCACGAGAACCCGGACGGGACCGGCTATCCCCGCGGTCTCAAGGACGGTGAGATACCGGTTGAAGTCGCCATCGTCCATGTCGCCGACGCCTACGATGCGATGACGTCGGACCGTCCCTACCGGGTGGGTCTTACGCACGAGGTGGCGTGCGACATCCTTTCGCGAAACGCGGGCACGCAGTTCGACGAGCGGATCGTAGGGGCGTTCCTGGAGCTTCCCGCGCCGGTGAAGGAAGCAGCCGAGCCGGCGCCGGAAACGGCGTTGTCTCAACTCAGTCTGTCGGTGGAATCGAACGGCGCCTGGGCGGATCCGAGGACCTGA
- a CDS encoding PQQ-binding-like beta-propeller repeat protein — protein sequence MRMFMLFLTAALALASDWPQWRGPTADGISSDDGVPTRWSKSENVVWKAPLPGLGTSTPIVLGNRVFVTSQTGDGPFEGRGRDFEGATEARKSGDGPVRFNVHAFDRATGKELWKHSMAAEGPLQPVHLKHNLASPSCVTDGERVYAWFGTGQLTALSLDGKPVWSRHLGKEFGPFDILWGHGSSATLYKGSLLLLVDHPPGAYLLSVDARTGKDRWRTDRGKDRRSYTTPFVIRAGDHDELILNTNDGVEAVDPVSGKPLWKAGEANRVPVPTPVYHEGILYVNRGYTSSPYLALRPGGKIEWEIKTGAPYVSSLLYHDGLLYMANERGVVSVANAANGASIWKDRFGGVFSASPVAAGGHVYLSAEDGTTYVLAAGKEKKVIAENSLGERTLASLAIAGGRIFIRTDQHLYCIGKN from the coding sequence ATGCGGATGTTCATGCTGTTCCTAACCGCCGCACTCGCTCTCGCCTCGGACTGGCCGCAGTGGCGCGGCCCCACCGCTGACGGCATTTCGAGCGACGACGGCGTTCCCACGCGATGGTCGAAGAGCGAGAACGTGGTCTGGAAAGCGCCGCTGCCGGGGCTCGGCACGTCGACGCCGATCGTTTTGGGAAACCGCGTTTTTGTGACCTCGCAGACCGGCGACGGTCCGTTCGAAGGGCGCGGCCGTGATTTCGAAGGCGCCACCGAGGCGCGCAAGAGCGGAGACGGTCCGGTTCGTTTCAACGTCCACGCATTTGACCGCGCCACGGGCAAGGAACTGTGGAAGCACTCGATGGCGGCCGAAGGCCCGCTGCAGCCGGTCCATCTGAAGCACAATCTGGCGAGCCCCTCGTGCGTCACCGACGGCGAACGGGTGTACGCGTGGTTCGGCACCGGACAACTGACGGCGCTGTCGCTCGACGGCAAACCGGTCTGGTCGCGGCATCTGGGCAAGGAGTTCGGCCCTTTCGACATCCTCTGGGGCCACGGCTCTTCGGCCACGCTTTATAAGGGCTCGCTGCTGCTGCTGGTAGACCATCCGCCCGGCGCCTACCTGCTATCCGTCGACGCCCGCACGGGCAAGGATCGCTGGCGCACCGATCGCGGCAAGGACCGCCGGTCGTACACCACCCCGTTCGTCATCCGCGCCGGCGATCACGACGAGTTGATCCTCAACACGAACGACGGCGTGGAGGCCGTGGACCCGGTATCGGGCAAGCCGCTGTGGAAAGCGGGCGAGGCGAATCGCGTCCCCGTTCCGACGCCTGTCTATCACGAGGGCATTCTCTACGTGAACCGCGGCTACACCTCGAGCCCGTACCTGGCGTTGCGCCCGGGTGGCAAGATCGAATGGGAGATCAAGACCGGGGCTCCGTACGTTTCCTCGCTCCTCTATCACGATGGGCTGCTCTACATGGCAAACGAACGAGGCGTGGTGTCGGTTGCGAACGCCGCCAACGGCGCGTCGATCTGGAAGGATCGTTTCGGCGGCGTGTTCTCAGCTTCGCCGGTGGCGGCCGGCGGCCACGTCTACCTGAGCGCGGAAGACGGCACCACCTACGTGCTGGCGGCCGGGAAGGAAAAGAAGGTGATCGCCGAGAACTCGCTCGGGGAGCGAACGCTCGCGTCGCTCGCCATCGCCGGAGGACGCATCTTCATCCGGACGGACCAGCACCTCTACTGCATCGGGAAGAACTGA